The proteins below are encoded in one region of Archocentrus centrarchus isolate MPI-CPG fArcCen1 chromosome 13, fArcCen1, whole genome shotgun sequence:
- the LOC115791130 gene encoding uncharacterized protein LOC115791130: MNIYLQVVIFAVSLLTISAYPVNSDSRGQTWADAKANQAHDKTDLTKDVQKVYKSNMDISTLYSQEDDDNPVAEEMQRKLTMESERLRIRMRQELAELRERLSPSSAHLSSTLASMRERLTPLTQQLQGSLSSNSQDLCSQLNLYLQALDTAEAQEEASASLYHEAFKWMSQTLEHSSFKFANIIGDFHTSASGAIEHLKQTSEPAASNVWLEISSKLEQEVSSLKDEAQNRAGALKTQLSVVLQSAQPRKEEVSSAVEQFCQNASRQIQVLQARMEKIFAGLEEELVVPRASSLFSSSFILQSGTLREEFSVRLSALIQDIMNSMQ, from the exons ATGAACATTTATCTACAAGTTGTGATCTTTGCTGTGTCACTCTTGACAATTTCAG CATACCCAGtaaacagtgacagcagagggCAAACCTGGGCTGATGCAAAGGCCAACCAGGCTCACGACAAGACAGACCTCACAAAAGATGTGCA AAAAGTTTACAAGAGCAACATGGATATTAGTACACTTTATAGCCAAGAAGATGATGACAACCCTGTGGCAGAGGAAATGCAGCGCAAGCTCACCATGGAGTCTGAGCGTCTGCGCATCCGTATGCGTCAAGAGCTGGCAGAGCTGCGAGAGAGGTTGTCCCCATCTTCAGCGCATCTCAGCTCCACCCTAGCCAGCATGAGGGAACGCTTAACTCCCCTGACTCAGCAGCTCCAAGGCTCCCTTAGTAGCAACAGCCAAGATCTGTGCAGCCAGCTGAACCTGTATCTACAAGCATTAGACACAGCTGAGGCTCAGGAGGAGGCCAGTGCATCTCTCTACCATGAAGCCTTCAAGTGGATGAGCCAAACCCTGGAGCACAGCAGTTTTAAGTTTGCTAACATCATCGGTGACTTTCATACCTCGGCCAGTGGAGCGATTGAACATCTGAAACAGACTAGTGAGCCAGCAGCGTCAAATGTATGGCTGGAAATTAGTTCCAagttggaacaggaagtgagttcACTTAAAGACGAGGCCCAGAACAGGGCAGGGGCCCTGAAAACACAGCTTTCTGTAGTGCTACAATCTGCACAACCTCGTAAGGAAGAAGTGAGCAGCGCTGTGGAGCAGTTCTGCCAAAATGCATCCCGGCAGATCCAAGTGCTTCAAGCCCGAatggaaaaaatatttgcagGGTTGGAAGAAGAGCTGGTGGTCCCAAGAGCCTCCAgcttgttttcttcttcatttattCTGCAGAGTGGCACTTTGCGGGAGGAGTTCTCAGTTAGACTCTCTGCTCTGATCCAAGACATTATGAACTCAATGCAGTGA